In a single window of the Pandoraea pulmonicola genome:
- a CDS encoding DUF2946 family protein, which translates to MRKLRQHRVALGIALMAILLAALMPAIAQWRAAMQQDPFAVYCTVQGTQAALGVSATPRADAQREPAHDGHTGHDDAQAPPAKVEAKGLHSSHGGGDHTLASADHWEKCGYCTLWSHQPLVTTDLLSLPPATPAGIAAAPRVLVPYYPRARFSAALARAPPSLAV; encoded by the coding sequence ATGCGCAAGCTCCGTCAGCATCGCGTCGCGCTCGGGATCGCCTTGATGGCGATCCTGCTGGCAGCGCTCATGCCGGCGATTGCGCAGTGGCGAGCCGCCATGCAGCAGGATCCGTTTGCGGTCTACTGCACGGTGCAAGGCACCCAAGCCGCTCTCGGCGTGTCCGCCACCCCGCGCGCCGACGCGCAGCGCGAACCGGCGCACGATGGCCATACGGGGCACGACGACGCCCAGGCACCGCCCGCCAAGGTCGAAGCCAAGGGGCTTCACAGCAGTCACGGCGGAGGCGATCACACGCTCGCCTCCGCGGATCACTGGGAAAAGTGCGGCTATTGCACGCTCTGGTCCCATCAACCGCTCGTCACCACCGACCTTCTGTCTCTCCCGCCGGCCACACCGGCCGGCATCGCTGCCGCCCCTCGCGTGCTGGTGCCGTACTATCCGCGCGCCCGCTTCTCCGCCGCACTCGCACGCGCACCGCCCTCGCTCGCCGTCTGA
- a CDS encoding OmpW/AlkL family protein, whose product MKHSLGATAIAAALVAGAALFSAGASAQSTGNNIESPKTFGFIKDSSQGIYAGDILARVRAIGIMPDSHASGSVLPTLGVKVNNAIVPELDFTYMILDNVGVELILGMSRHQLTSSLGHLGGVNVLPPTLLLQYHFNHAGKVRPYVGAGINYTRFWNSSLNAGGTPISIKNHSVGPALQAGVDIQMTKTMFFNFDIKKIWMKTDTSLAGADLGTLHIDPLIVGVGIGVKF is encoded by the coding sequence ATGAAGCACTCTCTCGGCGCCACGGCCATCGCAGCCGCGCTCGTTGCCGGCGCCGCGCTTTTCAGCGCTGGCGCATCGGCACAGTCCACCGGCAACAACATCGAATCACCGAAGACCTTCGGCTTCATCAAGGACAGCTCGCAAGGCATCTACGCCGGCGACATTCTCGCGCGTGTGCGTGCCATCGGCATCATGCCGGACTCGCATGCAAGCGGAAGCGTATTGCCGACGCTCGGCGTCAAGGTGAACAACGCGATCGTGCCGGAGCTCGACTTCACGTACATGATTCTCGACAACGTCGGCGTCGAACTGATTCTCGGCATGTCGCGCCATCAACTCACGTCCAGCCTGGGCCACCTCGGCGGCGTGAACGTGCTGCCGCCGACGCTGTTGCTGCAGTACCACTTCAACCACGCGGGCAAGGTGCGTCCGTATGTCGGCGCCGGCATCAATTACACGCGCTTCTGGAACAGCAGCCTGAACGCCGGCGGCACGCCGATCTCCATCAAGAACCACAGCGTCGGTCCCGCCCTGCAGGCGGGCGTCGACATCCAGATGACCAAGACGATGTTCTTCAACTTCGACATCAAGAAAATCTGGATGAAGACCGATACGTCGCTCGCCGGCGCCGATCTCGGCACGCTCCATATCGATCCGCTGATCGTTGGCGTGGGTATCGGGGTGAAATTCTGA
- a CDS encoding lactate utilization protein B produces MSGSKRVDHAKHAEAFLAKTEHVAFHDRRLWELRMKRDAQAASIDEWETLRTLASQIKEHTLSRLGDYLEQFATKAEANGVKVHWALDAAAHNIIVHGILAAHDVRTLVKSKSMLTDECALREYLEPRGIEVMETDLGERIQQLDKQPPSHVVVPAVHKLRGDVAQLFGRTLGTDPANDDVHYLAESQRRTTRPAFLEAGAGMTGCNFAVAETGTVVVCTNEGNADLSANVPPVHIVSIGIEKLIPRMADLGVFVRLLSRSALGSPITQYTSHFRAPRPGTEMHFVIVDNGRSARLAMDDFWYSLKCIRCGACMNTCPVYRRSGGLSYGSTYAGPIGAILNPAYDLKRYSALPFASTMNGSCSNVCPVRINIHEQLYRWRQIVAEEGELPRVKRNLIKVAGKLLANPALYRASVKSMNAALHRLPNLVLYNPLNTWGKGRDLPQAPAQTFRDWYDANRRAGDSRSTTACNEEDQ; encoded by the coding sequence ATGAGCGGAAGCAAGCGCGTCGATCACGCGAAGCACGCCGAAGCCTTCCTCGCCAAGACCGAGCACGTCGCGTTTCACGACAGGCGCCTCTGGGAATTGCGCATGAAACGCGATGCGCAGGCGGCGTCCATCGATGAATGGGAAACACTGCGCACGCTCGCGTCGCAGATCAAGGAACATACGCTCTCACGGCTGGGCGACTACCTGGAACAGTTCGCGACAAAGGCCGAGGCCAACGGCGTGAAGGTTCACTGGGCGCTCGATGCGGCAGCCCACAACATCATCGTGCACGGGATTCTGGCCGCCCACGACGTGCGCACCCTCGTCAAGAGCAAGTCCATGCTGACCGACGAATGCGCGCTGCGCGAGTATCTCGAGCCACGCGGCATCGAGGTCATGGAAACCGATCTCGGCGAGCGCATCCAGCAATTGGACAAACAACCACCATCGCACGTGGTGGTGCCCGCGGTGCACAAGCTGCGCGGCGACGTCGCCCAACTCTTCGGACGCACGCTCGGCACCGATCCAGCAAACGACGACGTGCACTACCTCGCCGAGAGCCAGCGCCGGACCACCCGCCCCGCCTTTCTCGAAGCGGGCGCCGGCATGACCGGGTGCAACTTCGCGGTAGCCGAGACGGGAACGGTCGTCGTCTGCACGAACGAAGGCAACGCCGACCTGTCGGCCAATGTGCCGCCGGTGCACATCGTCTCCATCGGCATCGAGAAGCTGATTCCTCGCATGGCCGATCTCGGTGTGTTCGTGCGGCTGCTCTCGCGCAGTGCGCTGGGTTCTCCGATTACACAGTACACGTCGCACTTTCGCGCGCCGCGTCCTGGCACCGAGATGCACTTCGTCATCGTCGACAATGGCCGCTCGGCGCGTCTGGCGATGGACGACTTCTGGTATTCGCTCAAGTGCATTCGCTGTGGCGCCTGCATGAACACCTGCCCCGTCTACCGTCGCAGCGGCGGCCTGTCGTACGGCAGCACTTATGCGGGGCCCATCGGGGCGATTCTCAATCCGGCGTACGACCTCAAGCGCTACAGCGCACTGCCGTTCGCGTCGACGATGAACGGCAGTTGCAGCAACGTCTGCCCGGTGCGCATCAACATCCACGAACAGTTGTACAGGTGGCGTCAGATCGTGGCCGAAGAAGGCGAGCTGCCGCGCGTCAAGCGCAATCTGATCAAGGTCGCGGGCAAGCTGCTGGCCAATCCGGCGCTCTATCGGGCGTCGGTCAAGTCGATGAATGCCGCGCTGCACCGGCTGCCCAATCTCGTGCTCTACAACCCGCTCAACACGTGGGGCAAGGGCCGCGATCTGCCGCAAGCGCCAGCGCAAACGTTCCGCGACTGGTATGACGCAAACCGCCGCGCAGGCGATAGCAGGTCGACGACTGCCTGCAACGAGGAGGACCAATGA
- a CDS encoding (Fe-S)-binding protein: MKAALFVPCFIDALFPEVGVATLELLEKLGVTVEYPRRQTCCGQPLANNGCEADAAGAEALFAENFAGYDYIVAPSSSCVHHVRRHLTAAGESERVAAVRANAYELTEFLHDVLKVREFPWTDFPHTVGLHDSCSAIRHLHAASASEIPGEPWSKARTLLEGVRGIRFAAPRRPDECCGFGGTFSVSEQAVSVRMGQDKVRDHFDAGARFIVSADISCLMHQKGCAARTATPMRFLHIAQVLNGVRVDASGDVMNAATAGTIVGVNA; encoded by the coding sequence ATGAAGGCGGCCCTGTTCGTTCCCTGTTTCATCGATGCCCTCTTTCCCGAGGTCGGCGTCGCCACACTGGAATTGCTCGAGAAACTCGGTGTGACGGTCGAGTACCCTCGCCGCCAGACGTGCTGCGGCCAGCCGCTCGCGAACAACGGCTGCGAAGCCGATGCCGCCGGCGCCGAGGCGCTCTTCGCCGAGAACTTTGCCGGGTACGACTACATTGTCGCGCCGTCGTCGAGTTGCGTGCATCACGTTCGCAGGCACCTGACGGCGGCCGGCGAGTCCGAGCGGGTGGCCGCCGTGCGGGCGAATGCGTACGAGCTCACGGAATTTCTGCACGACGTGCTGAAAGTCCGCGAATTTCCATGGACGGACTTCCCCCACACCGTCGGGCTGCACGACAGTTGCAGCGCCATCCGTCACCTGCATGCGGCGTCGGCGAGCGAGATCCCCGGCGAGCCGTGGTCGAAAGCTCGCACGCTGCTCGAAGGCGTGCGCGGCATTCGCTTCGCCGCGCCGCGTCGTCCCGACGAATGCTGCGGATTCGGCGGCACCTTCTCCGTGTCCGAGCAGGCCGTGTCCGTCAGAATGGGGCAAGACAAGGTGCGCGACCACTTCGACGCCGGTGCGCGGTTCATCGTCTCGGCCGACATATCGTGCCTGATGCACCAGAAGGGTTGCGCCGCACGCACCGCGACGCCCATGCGCTTCCTGCACATCGCGCAAGTGCTCAACGGCGTGCGCGTCGACGCGTCCGGCGACGTAATGAACGCCGCCACGGCGGGAACGATTGTCGGAGTGAACGCATGA
- a CDS encoding LutC/YkgG family protein: MNTSREEFLVRVRAAQRVALREDDRPADGARDPFPLPVLPVFDTPVGDRTERFGASLVAMGGKLVALDSVQALPAWLARQFPDVTPVSATHEAALAEPLDVLRAPASLHDVDVGVVRARYGVAETGSVWLSEREYGVNALGYLVQHLVVLLDPRDIVDGLQDIYRQPDFAHARYAVLVTGPSATADIEGVLIQGAQGVRSLTVVLLPRG, encoded by the coding sequence ATGAACACATCGCGTGAGGAATTTCTGGTGCGCGTACGCGCCGCACAGCGCGTGGCACTGCGCGAAGACGACCGCCCCGCGGACGGCGCTCGTGATCCATTTCCGCTGCCGGTGCTCCCGGTCTTCGACACACCGGTCGGCGACCGAACCGAGCGCTTCGGCGCGAGCCTCGTTGCGATGGGCGGCAAGCTCGTCGCCCTCGACAGCGTCCAGGCGCTGCCCGCGTGGCTCGCACGGCAGTTCCCTGACGTGACGCCCGTCAGCGCGACGCACGAAGCGGCTCTCGCGGAGCCGCTCGACGTGCTGCGTGCGCCAGCGTCGTTGCACGACGTGGACGTGGGTGTCGTGCGCGCCCGCTACGGCGTGGCGGAAACCGGCTCAGTGTGGCTCTCGGAACGGGAGTACGGCGTGAATGCGCTCGGCTATCTGGTGCAGCATCTCGTCGTGTTGCTCGATCCTCGCGACATTGTCGACGGCTTGCAGGACATCTACCGCCAACCCGACTTCGCCCACGCGCGTTACGCAGTGCTCGTGACCGGCCCGTCCGCGACAGCCGACATCGAAGGGGTGCTCATTCAAGGCGCACAAGGCGTGCGTTCTCTGACGGTCGTGCTGTTGCCGCGCGGTTGA
- a CDS encoding FadR/GntR family transcriptional regulator → MSGLNLTERITRELETRLIEGAWSPGDRIPSERALAESLGVARSTVRTALQRLVARGLLKTRAASGVFVSDRLQTGLISPWRQLVSDHPELRPDMLEFRLMLEGTTAYLAAVRATDEDLARMGELVDGLVDAHRRGDTVLESRLDADFHTALANASHNAMLRHLQGSVVKMLHEHISLNNAGLMELREHASEHILAQHLALWEAIRARQPDEARRIMREHIVFLWRKLEPDSPVALIP, encoded by the coding sequence GTGAGCGGTCTCAATCTGACCGAGCGCATCACGCGCGAGCTCGAGACCCGTTTGATCGAGGGTGCGTGGTCGCCGGGCGATCGCATTCCGTCCGAGCGCGCGCTTGCCGAATCGCTCGGCGTGGCCCGCTCGACCGTGCGCACGGCGCTGCAGCGGCTCGTCGCGCGTGGTCTGCTCAAGACGCGCGCGGCCTCTGGCGTGTTCGTGTCGGATCGTCTGCAGACGGGATTGATTTCGCCGTGGCGACAATTGGTGAGCGATCATCCGGAACTGCGCCCGGACATGCTCGAGTTTCGTCTGATGCTGGAGGGCACGACCGCCTATCTCGCCGCGGTGCGCGCCACCGACGAGGATCTCGCGCGAATGGGAGAACTGGTCGACGGTCTGGTCGACGCCCATCGGCGCGGCGATACCGTGCTCGAATCGCGTCTCGACGCAGACTTCCACACGGCGCTGGCCAACGCATCGCACAACGCGATGCTGCGACACCTGCAGGGCAGCGTGGTCAAGATGCTCCACGAGCACATCTCGCTCAACAACGCCGGGCTCATGGAGCTGCGCGAGCATGCGTCCGAACACATCCTTGCGCAGCATCTCGCGCTGTGGGAAGCGATTCGCGCGCGTCAGCCGGATGAGGCCCGTCGCATCATGCGC